The Biomphalaria glabrata chromosome 17, xgBioGlab47.1, whole genome shotgun sequence genome segment aataaataaaatatgtatgttatttgtaaaagTTTGAATTTTATTAGCATTTATTTAGCAATaaatagtgtgttttttttgttctatattcTACAGACAACTCAATATATCAAGACAACATTGCTATTATCAAGTCTATATGATGAATTGTAAGTAAAACATCTATTTCTTACACTGAATTATATTAAACTTTTTGGAAGGGGATGTGAGATTATATTAAAAAGTCAATTATAAAGATACTACtacaactaataataataataataaggcttgtcttcgagtccgaagactaatgaggaatgcagtatttcccgtggctacaagaaaataataatacttgAAAGGGAATCTCCCATGTTCTTTTCCGATGCAAGTTgctgacatatttaaattctgcgtaaaagttgtagtaataaaaattaaacttttttagatacttaaaaccaTTTATTTCTAACTAGCTAATACCCGTGCTACGCTACGGTTGAAATAGCTGGTAAAGGCtggtatatatgtttattttgccGGAAGCCCTCTTAAACCCGCAATAAAAGGGCATGCAATACAATGCTCCCCCAACACAATCCTCAAAATGTATCCTACAAACGAAGGGCCCGCAACCTCCTATTACAGAGAATGCACAAACACTTCCTAAACCAGTCAGTTTAGTCATTGTATATTCTAACGAGGCGGATGTCCTTTAATTCTAAAAgcgcatcttatcttataaaacacagacgttaattcaaaaaagaagataattatgtgcTACGCGTGTTCCACgaatcaatctagtcatgcatgttgaccaatgacttaaattatgcTTAGTAGTTGCTTTTCTGGGCTGGTTCTggctacccattccatgctgtaatagcAATAGGAAAAAAGTAGCATTTGTGgtaatgtgtcctagcatatgggacgtggaatgtgcctttatctttatcttgtctttcagagtattttattagactttttttttcgttattgaagattatggttcagtgttttatgtataattgctactttacttttgagtcttctgtcctgaaggctttctatatttagtgattttactaaaagtgttaatctagtcaaatgtaaatattcgtttgttataaatctcactgctttattttgtgtctgttccagtctattaatgttttctttagttgaggggtcccagacAGAGGATGCAACttttattattggcctaaccaaggttaaataacattttagttttctgtttttatttgatttatataattttaatgaaaGCTGCATACTGCCAAGCTTTACCATAATGTCTCAATTAGCTTGCTGCAGTAGCTGCTCTCAGATATAAAAAGTAACTACATTTTATACATCTACAAATCGATATGATGTGTGTTAAACATTTCTGGCTCTACACCTCTAATCAATAGTCAATGAAAGGTTCCGATTGTTACTTTTAGCTTTGCGCATAACTAAAACTCAATTTaaccaaacattttttaatataaggatTATATAGTAGGTATAGACATAAAAATATAGACTTGTGATTGTAGATGTAGAAAGTAGTCCTTTTTTATACCAGACCAGTACTTAGATTTGTGAATTGTTATTAACTCTTGTGACGCCACACAGAAACATTGTGGATATGCCGACAAATTCCGTCAGCAAAATCAATTACAatattggaaataaaaataatatactaGTATTACACACGAGtcacgcccgttgatttgttcatGATTTATATTGCTTATAATCGCTTATACACCcccatctttttctttttttcttttcaataaccacacacttttcagccattAAATTCTGTATATGAAGCACCTTTggttatttgtaattttttgggGCCATCATTTAATGATAAATGCAGCAATGTAAGGTAATAGATTCCCCAAAGATTTTTAGACCATTGGTTTCAGGCCTAGAGAGGGAAAATGTGCTTTTTTTCTGAAGGCCCCAACGAATGCTCTTTTcccgttattattattatagcttttatatagcgctactttcatgcttatagcatgctcagagcgctttggtatctaggagttggttttccgtgctgcctttacgcgctcagtaaacgcaactctgcccgagtcgggggtcgaacctcgagcccccttctaggtagccgagacaagttcaagcacacttagcctctcgaccacgcttccccgTTCCACTATGTTTGTTTTCTGTCTTCTAAATATGAGGAAAGTCAATGTGGTATTCTTATTTATAATCGCTTATTTCATTTCTGTTGAATGTAAAGAAATGCCAGAGCTACCATGTCTCGTTTCGAGATTtctatcgaaaaaaaaaaggaagtagaCTGAATATCTATGTATTTAATActattagaattatttttttttaaatgtaaatacacAGTAGTTcgttttattaaaaatgtatgacTGCGTCTTTTATATATTTGTTGCTAAATtactttatcaataaaaaattaaaaaaacagcattttCATTTCAGACTTTGTTAAGGCATTTGATTTATTGAGGGACAAGCCCTTGTAGGTATAAGATTGTCGGCGATTACTATTAGAGTGAATAATGCAGAAATAGATTCATTTTTCCGTGAtattacaaaatgaaaacaaaacccaTGCTTTAAATACTTCTTACCAAATGGGCAGACACATTGAGGGCCGCTTCTGAGTTTTAGAGATACCACATACTCTTTtggtaatccttttttttttccttttgtgatgactaaaaaaaggaataatttATTACAACTCTTACTAGTAAAGTGACCCatggtaaaaaataaaaaattagggGCACTTAAGTTGTCATGATCTAAATATAGCCTCAATAATATTACATAAGCAACAAATATCAAAGACTAACCATTAAATGTAAGGGACgaatttatttatgtgtgtgtgtgtatgtgtgtgtgtatgtgtgtgtgcgtatatgtgtgtgttatcCTTATGTAGATCCTTAAAAGCGTGCAAGTATTACAAAAGTACACTCAACTACAGAGgagattatttattcattatatGGAATACATAATCATCAGTAGTAAGAGTGTTTAAATGTGCCCAAATTAAATACTACAGGGCGCCTAGACTAGATGCAATAATAAATTACATAAGGGTATCATGACACAACATAGCATTACCCCCAAATATTCAGTATACACAATGCAGAAATAATATCTCCTTAATCTAGCAATACAACTGACAACAATCACcaacaccctactcagaccaggtaAGCTCTCCAACTGACTGACCACAGGAAAccttatttcccccccccccttgaaaacCCCGTGCCAAAACACTTCACCGCTcataactaataaaataaacaaacacacacacaatctcacttcttACACTCTTGACACACGTATGCGACCGGCATTTAAAGCAAGAATTGAACTTGGAGTCATCTTCGAGTTcgtaggatatgagaaatgtgctcatctttgatatattaacatatattttttaacttctGTACTTCTCTTTTCCATAAAGTGTCGCAGCGGTCGTTTccatattacaaaaaaaaaaggttgaaaacacAATATAGTCTTCCTTGGACGTAGccaagattttttatttttatttttgcgaGGAGGGTGGTtgggctttaaactcaaaaaccctttagctacgctaatagatttttagtgtgtaatttgctcttttttttttattgcagagGTGGTTTTTAGTTCCAACCTtgctggagggggtttaaactcaaaaacatccttggctacactcatagaattttgaatgtgtaatttttcttatattgaagaggtggtttcaAAATTCGCTGgagaggggttttaaacaaaaaacacctcttggctacgctcaaagagtCCGGTGACCTATAATGCTTTAGACTTATATTGAAACTGGGTTTTATGGTAAAATGATTTTGGAGGAGTTTTTAGATTCAAAATCTCCCTTATGTATCcttttggaatttggggattgtcgatTGCACtagcactattttttttttgttttacagaagAGGAGGGATTAACCACAAACCCCTTaaaaggggattttaaactcaaaccccctttggctgcgctggggcaagtgatggtttaatattaaaatctgacctaaaataaacacaattaaAGTGAAAAAATCTGTCACAAAATTCCATCCCcctctggggggggggaggaggattttcatttcggggggggggaggggggtttaaacccaAAAGGAATCACCTTCCCCTTGGCTTTGCCCATGTAGTCTTATACTCAATTCATgtaattgaaatatttgtaaaagtatctatataatatcaacattttgtatgaatttaattttttaaaaataaaaatgaataatagGTTAATAGTTAATAACAATTTATACAATGGTGAGAAAAGtctgttttaaaactaaatctattTCAGTAGTAACATAATACTTTACATGTGTAGTTGATTTCAGCCTTAGGTGGAGCATTGTAGAAATAATGCGTAGGCCTATAAGTTATTGTTCGTAAATCAACCATTTCTATATATAACAACGAGGAGTAGAGGACCAGTTCATTGTTGCCAAGTATTCTCAAACTAACATCTTTACATTTAATACGTTTAAAAGCTAGTGAAAAATagatattaaaattttaaattttataaacatttgagAATATTATCAAAACATTTCCATTTCTTTTCAGGTCAATACGAAGTTGAAGAATTAGAAAATGGTGAAGCTGCTTTAGAAGCCTTCATGAATTGTACAAAAAATCCAGatcataaaaattttattcCTATGGATAAATTCACCCTAAATGACCTTCCTCTAGATTATCGTGACCAAGATTTCTTTGACCTGATTAAGGCTACAGCTGACCTGACAGTTAGAATTGGTGTGCCATTTGTCAGTGAAAACAGACCAGAGTATTGgcccaaagaaaataaaaaatatccttTTTCTGAGAAAAGAAACACTACGACAAGTAGAACTGGAACTGGAAAAATATACGTGTACAAATACATAGATGGGTGTGGATTTGATGGATATGGTCGAAATTTTAAATCTCCGACCGGTACTAAACTTGAGACTACTAATAAATATTGTCCATGTCAAAAATGTCAAGACTCAGGGGAAAAGAAAAACGTCTGGtgggaaatttttatttttacagccACGCATTTAGTTTATGATGAAATTGAAGCCAGTAAGGCTGTTTGTAGGTTGTTCTATGATGCTGAAGACAGTGAAGTTACACTTTTGGAAAACTTGAGTCTCGTATACGCAAATGTTGAGAGGGACGTCTGTGAGATGAAATACGTGACGTGTGATGCGGAACTTGGAGACAAACTTTACCAGACGGTACAACTCTGCTATgacctattgaaaaaaaattttgaggGGAATTTCACATCAAAATTTGTGTTTATAGTATCACATCCTCATGGCAGTTCTAAGCATGTCAGCTTTGGTAGACTACAAGACAACGAGAGGTATGAGGAACTGAACGCTGATTACGACCTGTCAAAGTTGACCTATGATACGCCGACATGTCCAGGAAGTAGTGGCGCGAAAGTCTACTGTCTTGGGTTGAATATGTCTGGGGAATACGTCCATAGGGGGAGTTTAGACTCAAATCTTAATTATAGTAGCACTGGCTTCTGTAGTAAGAAATGTTGAGGGATCAGGTAAAAAACAGTAGATAAAGTGCTTTATGTGACAAAGTAAcgttttattaaaatatgtagTTCTATTGTAATCCTTAACTAAATGTGATGAggaatcatgggcgtagccagggttttttctttttttttttttggtgggtggTGGATGGGATGAATTTAAACGTCTTACTTCAACTGAATCAACTGTAACGACTCGCTACATAGACTTTAACTCTAGTCCACCTCAGTTAACTCTACTCTAGTTAACTAGCATCTAGTCGTAGACTTGTCTCTTCTACTGCCTCGCACAGTAGACAGCAGTAACGACTCTACCGACGACTCTAGTCTAGACCAGTGGTGGGCTAATTACGTCCCGCCGAAaagttttatgcggcccgcggacacctacaTAGATTAGGTGTTCTCacagattatacatataaacCCAATCATAAACTCTTTACACGGAAAGATTGCGCATTTAATATCACACATCAAACTCATAGCTAAGGCAGTTCTGAGGAGTACTTCGAGATtcggaaacaaaacattccgatgtatACGGTAGTATACTCTTGTTTAGCATGGACAAGGTTTTGAGAAGAATATGGGATCTCaatgaagaaattgttatgaTCCTTAAAGAACATTGATTGTgactttttaataatatttctaatgaagaatgGAAAACAGACTTTTTGTTTGCCATTCACAATATTGCAATGGGTTGTTTGCACTTGAAATATATGTGCATACTAAATCTTTCCAAACAAAGCTATTCTATTTCTCCAGACAAGCAACTGAGATGTGAAACAATTTCTAGTGGAATGGTTGAAAGGTACGAAACTTAATTAGATTCTTCTATTGTGgaattttaaagcattttttttaaataaacacatgTAAAAACAGGTCAATGCTGACTGATTGATTTGAAAGCAGTTACATTATGGATGAGTATAAACAGTAAAATAATTCTCATTAAGTAtaactgtacatttgtggtaaaatattgtgatgtaacaggcaatttaaaaaatgttcgaaaaatttatttcagaaatggctaactcttgttgtagtTCCTTATTGGGAGTGTAAAACAATAATATGTAAATTTAGAATACAGTAcaaatgtgaattaaaagacattgtaCATAGTTAGCTATCGTATTTGTCTCAGTTGTAagtatatatgcggcccccattcccaaattttttaatgcggcccttgaTCGATAAAGGTTGCCCACTTCTGCTCTAGACGACTAACtcttcacattaactctctggcttatatagaggcCCTAATCGCTCCTCCAATGTTGCagaaacactgctagtaccttctggaacatcacgtaaggacacgtcacatcctgtctttgtttatgttAATACATGTATATTCCAGAGAACAATCGCTGCtatgtcatctcgccggggtcacatgTAGTGACCTCCccttgtcactgttcatttgtaacaatatgtcTGTAACATTTCAGCTCACAAAATAGATTGCTTTTGCAAACGttcgtccccccccctttccccccaaATTTATTCCGCCAACTCACTtctggaggcgtccaaaagcacctATGGCCCTGACCAGAAGGTTACCCACTTCCCTTGAAAACGATGCATCATTCTATACCATGCTTCCTAGATATGTAAAGAGGTCTACCATGTTAAGGGGATGTCCATATCCAgggatctttggggctgagaaGATTTTATTGAGTGaattctggaacatgacttatTGGATGACATCCGGAGTAAGCCGAGACCACTGGAAGACAAAGTTGGTATTGCTTTGGGACTGCTGAAGATGAAAATCATAGGGGTTGCCAGGGACACCTTTTTTTACAGAGGAATTGGGGTGCGAAAAGGAGCAATGCTTATGTTAAGCTTCGATATGATAATCGTCGTCTTTCTTaagttaaattaattaaaataactgTCCTCTCTGCGTCTTTTACAacaatttgaaaaatatatttaactttaattgtggctgcctggtcgggaTGGCTGCATGGACGAGTGGCATGCGCTCAGGACTATAGTTCGAAGTCGGTCTTCCCGACTTTTAAACCCTGTCCACCGTCCTGAGAGAGGGACTTGCCCTAGGATGCAATTAACTTTAATTTATCCTTAATTCTCAAGAAACATTGGAAACAAATTAAACTGGCAATTTAGTGTTTCTAGCTTATGGTCGACGTTTGTTATGTAACAATGTTGTCTAAAAACAAATCATctaatattattatagcttttatatagcgctactttcatgcttatatcatgctcagagcgctttttggtccaatcgcatttgtggaccagtggggtaaggggtatctaggagttgattttccgtgctgcctttaggcagctcagtaaacacaactctgcccgagtcgggtgtcgaacctcgagcccgcttctaggtagccaagccaagccaagttcaagcgcacttggcctctcggcCACTCTTGTATCCCATTTTTAGGCTTTAGTTAAGTTTATGTTGATGTCTTGcataaataataaatcattGTACTTATCTGTTTTACAATCTAGAAAAGGAGAAAGGTAATAATTTAAGTTTATAGCGTCTCGTAATacgttgtatttttttttaaatcataaattCCTCTTCAAATGACAATGGACCTCAatcaccaaccgtaaacaaacaacatttagccacgtggtgctctatctcttctacaTAATTTACGATCTTATGTTTGattcacgtgacagtttttttttcttcattgttttatcaataagatcacgtgactaaatgttgtttgtttacgattggtgaatgaggcccattgCAAGATATCAGGACAATATAAACAT includes the following:
- the LOC106060345 gene encoding uncharacterized protein LOC106060345, giving the protein MMNCQYEVEELENGEAALEAFMNCTKNPDHKNFIPMDKFTLNDLPLDYRDQDFFDLIKATADLTVRIGVPFVSENRPEYWPKENKKYPFSEKRNTTTSRTGTGKIYVYKYIDGCGFDGYGRNFKSPTGTKLETTNKYCPCQKCQDSGEKKNVWWEIFIFTATHLVYDEIEASKAVCRLFYDAEDSEVTLLENLSLVYANVERDVCEMKYVTCDAELGDKLYQTVQLCYDLLKKNFEGNFTSKFVFIVSHPHGSSKHVSFGRLQDNERYEELNADYDLSKLTYDTPTCPGSSGAKVYCLGLNMSGEYVHRGSLDSNLNYSSTGFCSKKC